DNA sequence from the Pseudoxanthomonas indica genome:
ATTCGGAAGAAGAGCACATCGACTGGCTGGAAACGCAGCTGGCGCTGATCGAACGGATTGGCGAACCCAACTACTTGTTGACCAAGCTCGAAGACTGAGTCGATCCGGTATTGGGCATCATGGGCTTGCCGAGCTGCTGCGCGGCATAGCCCAGCAGCGCCATGCGTGCGCGCGCGTATTCGGCGATGACCAGGGCCACGGCCACCGCCGGCCGATCCAGCTTCATCGCCCGCGCTCCCAGCTCCACACGCTTGGCGGCGGCCGACAGCGCCATCGCGCCGACATTGGCGCTGGATGACTTCAACGTATGCGCGGCCTCGCGCATGGCTTCCAGATCCGGTGCGGCCGCGCCCTTCTCCAACGCGGTAATCAGGCGCGGCGCATCCTCAAGGAACAGGCTGATGATGCGCGCGGTTTCATCGCCGGCGATCTCCCGCAACTCCTCCAGCATGCTGTGATCCAGCACCGGGAACGTCGGCACGGCCGGTCGGGCCGGTAGGGCGTCGGCCTCGGCAGGCGCGTTGGCAGCGGGTTGTTGAGCGGCAGCAGGCGGGGTCGGGCGCAGGCGAAGTTTCATTCGTTCGGGCAGCCATCGCTGCAGGCAGGCTTCCAGTTGATCGCGGGCCACCGGCTTGGCCAGATAGTCATCCATGCCCGCGTCGAGGCAGCGCTGGCGATCGCCGGCCATGGCATTGGCCGTCATGGCCACGATGGGCAGGCGATGCGCCGTGCGCACTTCGAGTTCGTGTTCGCGCCAGCGGCGGGTGGCCCCATAGCCATCCAGCACCGGCATCTGGCAATCCATGAAGACCAGGTCGAAGTGCTCGTTGGTCATGCGCTTCAACGCGAGCTCGCCATTGCCTTCGGATTCGCTGCGAAAGCCCAGCGATGAGAGCATCTTCTGCGCCACCAGCAGGTTGACCGGGTTGTCTTCCACCAGCAGCAGCCGCGCATCGCCGGCCTCCAGTCCTGCTTCAGCCATCGCAGCCTCCGTGCTGACGTCACCTGCGCCCAGACCCACGCCGCCGCTGGCCGGCGGATCAAAAATATCCGCCATCTCCACCGGCTGCACGCTGCCCTCGCTGCTGTCCGGCACGTCGCCAAACAAGGCGGCGCGCAAATCGGTGTCAGGCGCCTGGCGCGACAACAAGGTGCTGCCGGCGCGCAATTCCTCGGGCACCGCATCGTCGCCGTACAGCCAGATCAGGCGGATGTCGTCACCAGTGGGTCGCCGCGCCAACGTGCGATGCAGGGCGCGCGCGGTGCTGCGGATGCCGGTGAGATCGGCCAGCACCGCCACGAAGTCGTCGTTGCGTGAGTCGCTGGCGATGCGCAGGCGTTCCAGCGCTTCCTGGGTGGTTTCCACCGCGGTGATGTGGGTGCCCCAGTTGGTCAGCAGCATCGACAGGCGCTGGCGCAGGCGTGCGTCCGGCGAGACCACCAGCACGCGACCCTGGTTGAAGGCGTGGGTATCGCGCAGCTTCAGATCACCCACGACCTTGGTGAGCGGAACTTCAAACCAGAATGTGGAGCCGCGCCCGGGTTCGGACATCACGTCGATGCGTCCACCCATCAATTCCACGATGCGCTTGCAGATGGCCAGTCCCAGGCCGGTGCCGCCGTACAGGCGCGTCGTGGAGGCATCGGCCTGGGTGAACGAGCGGAACAGACGCGCTTGCGCATCGGCGGAAATACCGATGCCGGTATCGCGTACTTCAAAGCGCAACAGGTGCTGACCCGACGTCTCGCCCAGCCGGCGAACCACCAGGGTGATGGTGCCGCGTTCGGTGAACTTGATTGCATTGCCGATCAGGTTGCTCAACACCTGCCGCAAGCGCACCGGATCGCCGCGCACCGGCAGCCGCACGGCCGGGTCCAGTTGCAGGGTCAGGCGCAGGCCCTTGTTCTCGGCCGGTCGCTGCATCAGTTGCAGCACGCCGTCGAGCAGCTCGCGCAGGTTGAAGGCAGTGATCTCCAGCTCCAGCTTGTTCGCTTCCAGCTTGGAGTAGTCCAGGATGTCATCGACGATGCGCAGCAACTGGTGCGAGGAAGCGCTGGCGGTATTGAGCATCTCGCGATGCTCCGGTGCCAGCGGCGCACGCGCCAGCATGTCCAGCATGGGCACAATGCCGTTGAGCGGGGTGCGGATTTCGTGGCTCATCGTGGCGAGGAATTCGCCCTTGGCCAACACCGCGGACTCGGCGGCCTGCTTGGCCTGCAGCAGTTCCTGTTCGAGCCGGTCATGCCGGTGCAGGTCGCGCTGCAGGGCATTGCGCTCGGATTCGGCGATGGAGGTGCGCGCTTCGGCGCCCTGCAGTTGGCGGTGCGCGGCGCGCGTGTTGATGGCGGCGAACAGCGCGCAGACCACGCTGACGGCCGCCGCAATGATCGCGAGCGTCCACCATGGGCCGGCCACGCCGGCATAGGGCAACGCCAGGGCGACGAGCGCCACCATGCCGGTGGCCAACGCCAGCCAAGGGGCGACCGGTGCAGGCCCCTGCGCGGGCATGGCTTACAGCACCGCGTTGTGGAAATCGAACCCCAGCTCGCTGCCGACGGCTTGCACCAGGTTGCCCTGGATGAAGTCGACGCCGCCCATCCACATGGCAGCGGCCGCTTGCGGATCTTCGATCTGCTGTCCGATGACCTGCAGTCCGGCTCGATGCGCTTGATCGATGACGCTGCGAAGTTCGTCGCGCAGCGTGGGATCGGTGTGTGCGCTGGCATAACGGCTGGCCACGCGCAGATAGCTCAGGGGCAGCTGGGTGAGCAGGGCGTCGGCTTCGCGACCGGGTTCGAACTGGCTCAGGCAGAACTGCACGCCGGCCGGCATCAGCTGGTTGCAGAAGTCGCGCAAGGTGACGGTGTGGATCAGGGCATCGGCCATGCGCAGGTCGATGACCAGCGAGGTGCCCTCGATGCCGCGCTCGGCCAGCGTCTGCAGCAACCACTGTCCATGTGATTCGCGCGCCAGCGTACGCGGCGACTGCGAGACGAACAGGCGCAACGATGGCCCCTTCGCCTGGCGTTCTGCCAGCACGAACAAGGCATGCTCCAGCACCCAGTGATCGATCTGGGCAATGCCGCCGGCCGACTCGGCCGCCGGGATGACCTGTGAGGCGGGCAGCAGCGAGCCGTCGGCCTGGCGCATCCGCAGCAGCACCTGGTATTGCGCCTGATCGCTGCCGGCCACTGCCACGATCGGCTGGTATGCCAGCTCGAACTGGCCGTCCTCCAGCGAGATGCGCGGGGCGTCCTCGGCGACCTGGGCCGGTGCATAGGCAGCCAGATTGTTGCCACGCAAGCGCGCCTGCAGCACCGCGCGCTCGGTCGCCTCCAGTGCGCTGCCGGCGTCGGCAAAGCCGGGCGACAGCGGTGTGTAGCCGATGGAGGCACGCAGGTTGAGGGTTTCGTTGTCGCGCACGTCGAAGGAATTGCCGGTCAGTCCGTCGCGCAGGCGCTCGGCCTGCGCTTCCAGTCCGCCTTCATCCACACCGGTGGATAGGCACAGGAAGCTGTTGTCGTTCAGTCGGGCGACCGGGTGCGGCGCGGACACGTCGGCCAGGCGACGCCCGGCCTGGTTCATCAGCTGCTCGAACACCGCGTAGCCATAGCGTTCGCGCAGGCTGAGCGCGCTGCCGATTTCGACGAAGAACAAACCGCCGCCCACCTTGTCCTGCAAGGTCGCGCCCAGCTGCTGCAGCAGGTAGGTGCGGGTCGGCAGGCCGGTGTCGGTATTGAGGGTGGCGCGCGGCGCCGGCGACTGCCGTTGGCGCGCGCGCTGGATGCGGTTGGACACCGCCGCGATCAGGTGGCGCGGACGAATCGGCTTGTTGAGGAAATCGTCGGCGCCGCTTTCCAGCACTTCGAACTGGCGCTCCGGATCCGGATCGCCGGTCAGGAACACGATCGGCAGGTGCAGGTATTCGGGTTGCTGGCGAATCAGCAAGGTCAGGCTCATGCCGTCCTTGCCGGGCATGTGCAGATCCATCAGCACCAGATCCGGGTGGAAGCGCTGGATGGCCTCGAGCACGCCGTCGGGCTGCATCTGCACTTCGGCCTGCATGCCGGCGCCATGCAGCACGCTCTGGGCAAACAGCGCCTGGCCGCGATCATCTTCGACAATCAGGATGCGATACGGCGTCTCGGCCGACTGCGAGCCGGGGCCGGCATGGCCAACCGTGGCCGGCGCGGTCGGCGCGGCGGTCGGGGTTGGCTTGGA
Encoded proteins:
- a CDS encoding EAL domain-containing protein, with translation MSANDATSRRQDEPSRSRLRAETPPPHYWRRWTADAPTAATHPGGTTAMSASKPTPTAAPTAPATVGHAGPGSQSAETPYRILIVEDDRGQALFAQSVLHGAGMQAEVQMQPDGVLEAIQRFHPDLVLMDLHMPGKDGMSLTLLIRQQPEYLHLPIVFLTGDPDPERQFEVLESGADDFLNKPIRPRHLIAAVSNRIQRARQRQSPAPRATLNTDTGLPTRTYLLQQLGATLQDKVGGGLFFVEIGSALSLRERYGYAVFEQLMNQAGRRLADVSAPHPVARLNDNSFLCLSTGVDEGGLEAQAERLRDGLTGNSFDVRDNETLNLRASIGYTPLSPGFADAGSALEATERAVLQARLRGNNLAAYAPAQVAEDAPRISLEDGQFELAYQPIVAVAGSDQAQYQVLLRMRQADGSLLPASQVIPAAESAGGIAQIDHWVLEHALFVLAERQAKGPSLRLFVSQSPRTLARESHGQWLLQTLAERGIEGTSLVIDLRMADALIHTVTLRDFCNQLMPAGVQFCLSQFEPGREADALLTQLPLSYLRVASRYASAHTDPTLRDELRSVIDQAHRAGLQVIGQQIEDPQAAAAMWMGGVDFIQGNLVQAVGSELGFDFHNAVL
- a CDS encoding ATP-binding protein, with translation MALATGMVALVALALPYAGVAGPWWTLAIIAAAVSVVCALFAAINTRAAHRQLQGAEARTSIAESERNALQRDLHRHDRLEQELLQAKQAAESAVLAKGEFLATMSHEIRTPLNGIVPMLDMLARAPLAPEHREMLNTASASSHQLLRIVDDILDYSKLEANKLELEITAFNLRELLDGVLQLMQRPAENKGLRLTLQLDPAVRLPVRGDPVRLRQVLSNLIGNAIKFTERGTITLVVRRLGETSGQHLLRFEVRDTGIGISADAQARLFRSFTQADASTTRLYGGTGLGLAICKRIVELMGGRIDVMSEPGRGSTFWFEVPLTKVVGDLKLRDTHAFNQGRVLVVSPDARLRQRLSMLLTNWGTHITAVETTQEALERLRIASDSRNDDFVAVLADLTGIRSTARALHRTLARRPTGDDIRLIWLYGDDAVPEELRAGSTLLSRQAPDTDLRAALFGDVPDSSEGSVQPVEMADIFDPPASGGVGLGAGDVSTEAAMAEAGLEAGDARLLLVEDNPVNLLVAQKMLSSLGFRSESEGNGELALKRMTNEHFDLVFMDCQMPVLDGYGATRRWREHELEVRTAHRLPIVAMTANAMAGDRQRCLDAGMDDYLAKPVARDQLEACLQRWLPERMKLRLRPTPPAAAQQPAANAPAEADALPARPAVPTFPVLDHSMLEELREIAGDETARIISLFLEDAPRLITALEKGAAAPDLEAMREAAHTLKSSSANVGAMALSAAAKRVELGARAMKLDRPAVAVALVIAEYARARMALLGYAAQQLGKPMMPNTGSTQSSSLVNK